A DNA window from Actinomadura coerulea contains the following coding sequences:
- a CDS encoding aspartate-semialdehyde dehydrogenase has product MAPNARPAGARSRGTGKPTLAVVGATGAVGAVMIDLLSTRRDVYGEIRLVSSPRSAGRTLPLRGADARVAPLAPEVFDGVDIAVFGVPDAVAARWVPVATERGAVAVDNSGAFRMAPDVPLVVPEVNPERVRRRPRGIVASPSCTTLSLVMVVGALHRRYGLRELVVSSYQAASGAGVEGVDTLYEQMEKVGGDRAVGNRAGDLRRAVGELGPFPAPLAMNVVPWSGEVRDGGWSSEELRIREESRKVLGLRDLRVTATCVRVPVVTAHSLSVHAVFEDRVDQREAQAVLAGSPGVVLCDNPETQEFPTPADVVGTDPAWVGRVRRSLDDPRALDLFLCGDNLRNGAALNTAQIAEMVAAEFTR; this is encoded by the coding sequence ATGGCCCCGAATGCCCGGCCGGCCGGAGCGAGGAGCAGGGGGACGGGCAAGCCGACGCTCGCCGTCGTCGGAGCCACGGGGGCCGTCGGGGCCGTGATGATCGATCTGCTGTCCACCCGCCGCGACGTGTACGGGGAGATCCGGCTGGTCTCCTCGCCGCGGTCGGCGGGGCGGACGCTGCCGCTGCGCGGCGCGGACGCCCGGGTGGCGCCGCTGGCGCCCGAGGTGTTCGACGGCGTCGACATCGCGGTGTTCGGCGTGCCGGACGCGGTGGCCGCGCGGTGGGTGCCGGTCGCGACGGAGCGCGGCGCCGTGGCGGTCGACAACTCCGGGGCCTTCCGGATGGCGCCGGACGTGCCGCTCGTCGTCCCCGAGGTGAACCCGGAACGGGTGCGCCGGCGCCCGCGCGGGATCGTCGCGAGCCCGAGCTGCACCACGCTCTCGCTGGTCATGGTGGTCGGTGCGCTGCACCGGCGGTACGGGCTGCGCGAGCTCGTCGTGTCGTCCTACCAGGCGGCGTCGGGCGCGGGGGTGGAGGGCGTCGACACCCTGTACGAGCAGATGGAGAAGGTCGGCGGCGACCGCGCGGTCGGCAACCGGGCGGGCGACCTGCGCCGCGCGGTGGGCGAGCTCGGGCCCTTCCCGGCGCCGCTCGCGATGAACGTCGTGCCGTGGTCGGGCGAGGTGCGCGACGGCGGCTGGAGTTCGGAGGAGCTCAGGATCCGGGAGGAGTCGAGGAAGGTGCTCGGCCTGCGCGACCTGCGGGTGACGGCGACCTGCGTCCGCGTCCCGGTGGTGACGGCGCACTCGCTGTCGGTCCACGCGGTGTTCGAGGACCGGGTCGACCAGCGGGAGGCGCAGGCCGTCCTCGCCGGGTCGCCCGGCGTCGTCCTCTGCGACAACCCGGAGACGCAGGAGTTCCCGACGCCCGCGGACGTCGTCGGTACCGACCCCGCCTGGGTGGGTCGCGTGCGGCGCTCGCTGGACGATCCGCGGGCGCTCGACCTCTTCCTCTGCGGCGACAACCTCCGCAACGGCGCCGCGCTGAACACCGCGCAGATCGCCGAGATGGTCGCCGCCGAGTTCACCCGTTGA
- a CDS encoding aspartate kinase: MALVVQKYGGSSVADAEGVKRVAQRIVATKKAGNDVVVVVSAMGDTTDDLIDMAKQVSPLPPGRELDMLLTAGERISMALLAMAIANLGHEARSFTGSQAGVITDGSHGKAKIIDVTPGRIRTALDGGSICIVAGFQGVSQGTKDITTLGRGGSDTTAVALAAALDADVCEIYSDVDGVFTADPRIVTAARKLPKISYEEMLEMAASGAKILHLRCVEYARRYNIPIHVRSSFSQKVGTWVVDSSEIEGQDMEQAIISGVAHDRSEAKITVVGVPDKVGEAATIFTVLSEAEINIDMIVQNVSAASTGRTDISFTLPSTDGQSALTALNKVKEKIGFESLRYDDRIGKVSLIGAGMRSHPGVTASLFGAIAEAGVNIEMISTSEIRISVVVAQDDIDTAVAAAHHAFDLDAEQVEAVVYGGTGR; encoded by the coding sequence GTGGCTCTTGTCGTGCAGAAGTACGGTGGCTCCTCCGTCGCCGACGCCGAAGGCGTCAAGCGGGTCGCCCAGCGCATCGTCGCAACGAAGAAGGCGGGCAACGACGTGGTCGTCGTGGTCTCCGCCATGGGCGACACGACGGATGACCTCATCGACATGGCCAAGCAGGTCAGCCCCCTGCCGCCCGGCCGTGAGCTGGACATGCTGCTCACCGCCGGCGAGCGGATCTCGATGGCGCTGCTGGCCATGGCCATCGCGAACCTGGGCCACGAGGCCCGCTCGTTCACCGGCTCCCAGGCCGGTGTCATCACCGACGGCTCGCACGGCAAAGCCAAGATCATCGATGTGACGCCGGGACGGATCCGGACGGCGCTGGACGGCGGCTCGATCTGCATCGTGGCCGGGTTCCAGGGCGTCTCGCAGGGGACCAAGGACATCACCACGCTCGGCCGCGGCGGGTCCGACACCACGGCCGTCGCGCTGGCGGCGGCCCTGGACGCCGACGTCTGCGAGATCTACTCCGACGTCGACGGCGTCTTCACCGCCGACCCGCGGATCGTGACCGCCGCCCGCAAGCTCCCGAAGATCTCCTACGAGGAGATGCTGGAGATGGCGGCCAGCGGGGCGAAGATCCTGCATCTGCGCTGCGTGGAGTACGCGCGCCGCTACAACATCCCGATCCACGTGCGGTCCTCGTTCAGCCAGAAGGTGGGGACGTGGGTCGTCGACAGCAGCGAGATCGAAGGACAGGACATGGAGCAGGCGATCATCTCCGGCGTCGCGCACGACCGGAGCGAGGCCAAGATCACCGTGGTCGGGGTGCCCGACAAGGTCGGTGAGGCCGCCACGATCTTCACGGTGCTGTCCGAGGCCGAGATCAACATCGACATGATCGTGCAGAACGTGTCGGCGGCGTCCACCGGGCGCACCGACATCTCGTTCACGCTGCCGTCCACCGACGGGCAGAGCGCCCTCACCGCGCTGAACAAGGTCAAGGAGAAGATCGGCTTCGAGTCGCTGCGCTACGACGACCGCATCGGCAAGGTGTCGCTGATCGGCGCGGGGATGCGCTCGCACCCGGGCGTCACCGCCTCGCTGTTCGGCGCGATCGCCGAGGCCGGGGTGAACATCGAGATGATCTCCACGTCGGAGATCCGGATCTCGGTCGTCGTCGCCCAGGACGACATCGACACCGCGGTCGCCGCCGCGCACCACGCGTTCGACCTGGACGCCGAGCAGGTCGAGGCCGTCGTCTATGGGGGCACCGGCCGCTGA
- a CDS encoding peptidoglycan-binding domain-containing protein, whose amino-acid sequence MTQQNVQEAVQAPPWPGRFLALMKGDDVRTWQDKMLKRGWTSLVVDGIYGTRSEEVCVAFQREKQLNVDGIVGPQTWEATWKAPIT is encoded by the coding sequence ATGACCCAGCAGAACGTTCAGGAAGCGGTACAGGCTCCGCCTTGGCCGGGCCGGTTCCTCGCCCTGATGAAGGGCGACGACGTCCGCACCTGGCAGGACAAGATGCTCAAGCGCGGCTGGACCAGCCTCGTGGTCGACGGCATCTACGGCACCCGCTCCGAGGAGGTCTGCGTGGCCTTCCAGAGGGAGAAGCAGCTGAACGTCGACGGCATCGTCGGACCGCAGACCTGGGAGGCGACCTGGAAGGCGCCGATCACGTAG
- a CDS encoding LLM class flavin-dependent oxidoreductase, translating into MRYSINIPNFGDFADPRTVARVAEAAERAGWDGLFVWDHVVHVKSDRKSFGDPWMLLTAAALATSRIRLGTLVTPVPRRRPQQLARQVATLDVLSGGRVIFAAGLGGPVADEYGAFGEPTDKAVLAERLDEGLGLLERFWSGDPVTHHGRHYRAEDVALLPATAQRPRPPVWIAGFWPNRRPMRRAARWDGAVPLFGPGSHGHAPAPDDVRDLAAYVRRHREGDGPFEIVVGGASPADARDVVGPLADAGATWWDERRIIGTEENERLDPVLRRIEQGPPML; encoded by the coding sequence ATGCGGTACTCGATCAATATCCCGAACTTCGGGGACTTCGCCGACCCCCGAACGGTCGCGCGCGTCGCCGAGGCGGCCGAGCGGGCAGGGTGGGACGGGCTGTTCGTGTGGGACCACGTCGTCCATGTGAAGAGCGATCGCAAGTCCTTCGGTGACCCGTGGATGCTGCTGACGGCGGCGGCGCTCGCGACCAGCCGGATCAGGCTCGGCACGCTGGTCACGCCGGTCCCGCGGCGGCGTCCGCAGCAGCTGGCCCGCCAGGTCGCGACGCTGGACGTCCTCAGCGGCGGGCGGGTGATCTTCGCGGCGGGGCTCGGCGGTCCGGTCGCCGACGAGTACGGGGCGTTCGGCGAGCCCACCGACAAGGCCGTGCTGGCCGAGCGCCTGGACGAGGGGCTCGGCCTGCTCGAACGCTTCTGGTCCGGCGATCCGGTCACCCATCACGGGCGGCACTACCGGGCCGAGGACGTGGCGCTGCTGCCCGCGACGGCGCAGCGGCCGCGGCCGCCGGTGTGGATCGCCGGATTCTGGCCCAACCGGCGGCCGATGCGGCGGGCCGCCCGCTGGGACGGCGCCGTCCCGCTGTTCGGGCCCGGCTCCCACGGCCACGCGCCCGCCCCGGACGACGTCCGCGATCTGGCCGCCTACGTCCGGCGGCACCGGGAGGGCGACGGGCCGTTCGAGATCGTCGTCGGCGGCGCCAGCCCCGCCGACGCCCGCGACGTCGTCGGCCCCCTGGCCGACGCCGGCGCCACCTGGTGGGACGAGCGCCGGATCATCGGCACCGAGGAGAACGAGCGCCTCGACCCCGTTCTGCGCCGCATCGAGCAGGGGCCGCCGATGCTCTGA
- a CDS encoding DUF5063 domain-containing protein, translated as MSDSNSPQDWNALAERVACHVDNYLDGLEAVARGDGGTHTIPLLLLEVSQVILAGAQLGASADVILPDNWEPEVGDDPDLDSIRQGLAERLQAMDEYVEVFDPYKDTEATSYRLSDDLVDVASDLVHGLRHYNQDRPLEALWWWQYSYFNHWGNHAGAALRALHAFVADARLGVATEAATEAAPA; from the coding sequence ATGTCTGACTCCAACAGCCCGCAGGACTGGAACGCCCTCGCCGAACGCGTGGCGTGCCACGTCGACAACTACCTGGACGGCCTGGAGGCGGTCGCCCGCGGCGACGGCGGGACGCACACGATCCCGCTGCTCCTGCTGGAGGTGTCGCAGGTCATCCTGGCGGGGGCGCAGCTCGGTGCCAGCGCCGACGTGATCCTCCCGGACAACTGGGAGCCCGAGGTGGGCGACGACCCCGACCTCGACTCGATCCGGCAGGGCCTGGCCGAGCGCCTCCAGGCCATGGACGAGTACGTCGAGGTCTTCGACCCCTACAAGGACACCGAGGCGACGTCCTACCGGCTTTCGGACGACCTCGTCGACGTCGCCAGCGACCTCGTCCACGGTCTCCGCCACTACAACCAGGACCGCCCCCTGGAAGCCCTCTGGTGGTGGCAGTACTCCTACTTCAACCACTGGGGCAACCACGCCGGCGCCGCCCTGCGCGCGCTGCACGCCTTCGTCGCCGACGCTCGCCTCGGCGTCGCCACGGAAGCGGCCACGGAAGCCGCCCCCGCCTGA
- the recR gene encoding recombination mediator RecR yields MYEGVVQNLIDELGRLPGVGPKSAQRIAFHLLAADPADVERLGKALKEVKDKVRFCKTCGNVAEEEECRICRDARRDPHVICVVEESKDVVAIEKTREFRGRYHVLGGAISPIEGVGPDDLRIRELMQRLADGAVTELILATDPNLEGEATATYLARLVKPMDITVTRLASGLPVGGDLEYADEVTLGRAFEGRRLLDV; encoded by the coding sequence TTGTACGAAGGGGTGGTTCAGAACCTCATCGACGAGCTGGGCAGGCTGCCCGGCGTCGGCCCCAAGAGCGCGCAGCGGATCGCCTTCCACCTCCTCGCCGCCGATCCGGCCGACGTCGAGCGCCTCGGCAAGGCGCTCAAGGAGGTCAAGGACAAGGTCCGCTTCTGTAAAACCTGCGGGAACGTCGCGGAGGAAGAGGAGTGCCGGATCTGCCGTGACGCGCGCCGCGACCCCCACGTCATCTGCGTGGTGGAGGAGTCCAAGGACGTCGTCGCGATCGAGAAGACCCGCGAGTTCCGCGGCCGCTACCACGTGCTCGGCGGCGCGATCAGCCCGATCGAGGGGGTCGGGCCCGACGACCTGCGCATCCGCGAGCTGATGCAGCGGCTCGCGGACGGGGCGGTGACCGAGCTGATCCTCGCCACCGACCCCAACCTGGAGGGCGAGGCGACCGCGACCTACCTCGCCCGGCTGGTCAAGCCCATGGACATCACCGTCACCCGACTGGCCAGCGGCCTTCCGGTGGGTGGCGACCTCGAGTACGCCGACGAGGTCACGCTGGGCCGCGCATTCGAAGGACGGAGGCTGCTCGATGTCTGA
- a CDS encoding YbaB/EbfC family nucleoid-associated protein has translation MEPGGQLNMQELLQQAQAMQEQLFNAQRELAETEVTGTAGGGLVTATVNGQGEVTGLSIDPKAIDADDPADTAETVADLVLAAIRDAAREAQELQQEKMGPLAQGLGGGGGIPGGFPGLGGA, from the coding sequence GTGGAACCCGGTGGTCAGCTGAACATGCAGGAACTCCTGCAGCAGGCGCAGGCCATGCAGGAGCAGCTCTTCAACGCCCAGCGCGAGCTCGCGGAGACCGAGGTGACGGGGACCGCCGGCGGCGGGCTCGTGACCGCGACGGTCAACGGGCAGGGCGAGGTCACGGGGCTGTCGATCGACCCGAAGGCGATCGACGCCGACGACCCGGCCGACACGGCGGAGACGGTCGCCGACCTGGTGCTGGCCGCGATCCGCGACGCCGCCCGCGAGGCGCAGGAGCTCCAGCAGGAGAAGATGGGCCCGCTCGCCCAGGGGCTCGGCGGCGGCGGGGGCATCCCCGGCGGCTTCCCCGGCCTCGGCGGCGCCTGA
- a CDS encoding DNA polymerase III subunit gamma and tau yields MSLALYRKYRPATFAELKGQEHVAEPLQQALRNGRINHAYLFSGPRGCGKTSSARILARSLNCEQGPTPDPCGTCDSCVALGPSGSGHIDVIEIDAASHGGVDDARDLRERAFFAPVAARFKVYIIDEAHMVTREGFNALLKLVEEPPPHLKFVFATTEPEKVIGTIRSRTHHYPFRLIPPGVLQDLVEEILESEDVPYEASALPLAVRAGAGSARDTLSILDQLLAGSDEKGITYARAVSLLGYTDSALLDEVVAAFASRNGAAVFAAIDRVIESGQDPRRFTADLLERLRDLVILVNVPEAGGSGLLNFPPDELEQMRRQASSMGPGELTRAADLLHTGLTEMRGATSPRLLLELICARILLPAAYEDEASMFARLDRLERQAGQAGQGGFGGGQGGDPLPQAFASAAPIAGNPGPGSAPAESSSVDNRAATPTTATPPTASPTTATQATAAATASPTTAAQPPAAATASPTTAAQPPAAPAGARPASSAPAPSSAPPAPAGAPPATAASGAGGGGADFSTIQRLWPDVVEAVKQKSRATWMVIMSGVQPISLEGRILTLGFDAEGRRLGFVNGGRDAVLREVLKERMGVDWRIETVVGGAPGGSSPGARPGPSAGFGGAATPNPAPQPRPPVQPSARPAAPRADRAPEPPPPPPDEPPPPDEPPPVDESDEVDPEGDADADGTEAEMSGMALIQRELGGQIIREIDNSAS; encoded by the coding sequence ATGAGTCTGGCTCTGTACCGCAAGTACCGGCCAGCGACGTTCGCCGAGCTGAAGGGGCAGGAACACGTCGCCGAGCCCCTCCAGCAGGCGCTGCGCAACGGCCGGATCAACCACGCGTACCTGTTCAGCGGGCCGCGCGGCTGCGGCAAGACGTCCAGCGCCCGGATCCTCGCCCGCTCGCTGAACTGCGAGCAGGGGCCGACCCCCGACCCGTGCGGCACGTGCGACTCGTGCGTCGCGCTCGGACCGTCCGGGAGCGGGCACATCGACGTGATCGAGATCGACGCCGCGTCCCACGGCGGTGTGGACGACGCCCGCGACCTGCGGGAGCGGGCCTTCTTCGCCCCGGTCGCGGCGCGCTTCAAGGTGTACATCATCGACGAGGCGCACATGGTCACCCGCGAGGGTTTCAACGCGCTGCTGAAACTCGTCGAGGAGCCGCCGCCGCACCTGAAGTTCGTGTTCGCGACGACCGAGCCGGAGAAGGTCATCGGGACGATCCGGTCCCGGACCCACCACTACCCGTTCCGGCTGATCCCGCCGGGCGTCCTCCAGGACCTCGTCGAGGAGATCCTCGAGAGCGAGGACGTCCCGTACGAGGCGTCCGCGCTGCCTCTGGCCGTCCGGGCCGGGGCCGGTTCCGCGCGGGACACGCTGTCGATCCTGGACCAGCTCCTCGCCGGGTCGGACGAGAAGGGCATCACGTACGCGCGGGCCGTGTCGCTGCTCGGCTACACCGACTCCGCGCTGCTGGACGAGGTCGTCGCGGCCTTCGCGTCCCGGAACGGCGCCGCCGTGTTCGCCGCGATCGACCGCGTGATCGAGAGCGGTCAGGACCCCCGCCGCTTCACCGCCGACCTGCTGGAACGCCTCCGCGACCTGGTGATCCTGGTGAACGTCCCGGAGGCCGGGGGCTCGGGGCTGCTGAACTTCCCGCCGGACGAGCTGGAGCAGATGCGGCGCCAGGCGTCCTCGATGGGGCCCGGGGAGCTGACGCGTGCGGCCGACCTGCTGCACACCGGGCTCACGGAGATGCGCGGCGCCACGTCCCCGCGGCTGCTCCTGGAACTGATCTGCGCCCGGATCCTGCTGCCGGCCGCGTACGAGGACGAGGCGTCCATGTTCGCCCGCCTCGACCGTCTGGAACGCCAGGCCGGCCAGGCCGGCCAGGGCGGCTTCGGCGGCGGGCAGGGCGGTGACCCACTGCCGCAGGCCTTCGCGTCCGCGGCGCCGATCGCGGGCAACCCCGGCCCCGGCTCGGCACCCGCCGAATCCAGTTCTGTGGATAACCGCGCGGCCACCCCGACCACCGCCACCCCGCCCACGGCCAGCCCGACCACCGCCACCCAGGCCACGGCCGCGGCCACGGCCAGCCCGACCACGGCAGCCCAGCCTCCGGCCGCGGCCACGGCCAGCCCGACCACGGCAGCCCAGCCTCCGGCCGCGCCGGCCGGCGCCCGACCCGCCTCCAGCGCGCCCGCACCCTCCAGCGCACCGCCCGCACCTGCCGGCGCGCCACCCGCAACGGCCGCGTCCGGTGCGGGAGGTGGAGGGGCGGACTTCTCCACCATCCAGCGGCTCTGGCCGGACGTCGTCGAGGCCGTCAAGCAGAAGAGCCGCGCCACCTGGATGGTCATCATGTCCGGGGTGCAGCCGATCTCGCTCGAGGGCAGGATCCTCACCCTCGGCTTCGACGCGGAGGGACGCCGCCTCGGATTCGTCAACGGCGGTCGCGACGCCGTCCTGCGCGAGGTTCTCAAGGAGCGGATGGGCGTCGACTGGCGGATAGAGACCGTCGTCGGCGGAGCCCCCGGCGGGTCATCACCGGGGGCGAGGCCGGGCCCTAGCGCGGGGTTCGGTGGGGCGGCCACACCGAACCCGGCACCGCAGCCGAGGCCGCCCGTCCAGCCGTCCGCGCGACCGGCCGCGCCGAGGGCCGACCGGGCCCCGGAACCGCCGCCTCCGCCGCCGGACGAGCCTCCGCCGCCGGACGAACCCCCTCCCGTGGACGAGAGCGACGAGGTCGACCCGGAGGGCGACGCCGACGCCGACGGCACCGAGGCCGAGATGAGCGGAATGGCCCTCATCCAGCGCGAACTCGGCGGTCAGATCATCCGCGAGATCGACAACTCGGCTTCCTAG
- a CDS encoding DUF952 domain-containing protein, whose protein sequence is MPASPQDTLLHIAERTHWESARSIGVAYTMSTLGRTLDEEGFIHCSSDIAQVGGVLGRFYGGVSRDDLVLLVIDVSRLDAPVRYEPAGDELFPHVYGPIPVDAVIDVRSLPENR, encoded by the coding sequence ATGCCCGCCTCTCCCCAGGACACGCTCCTGCACATCGCCGAACGAACCCACTGGGAATCCGCCCGGAGCATCGGCGTGGCGTACACCATGTCCACCCTGGGCCGGACCCTGGACGAGGAAGGCTTCATCCACTGCTCGTCCGACATCGCCCAGGTGGGCGGCGTTCTGGGCCGCTTCTACGGCGGCGTCTCCCGCGACGACCTGGTCCTGCTGGTCATCGACGTGTCCCGCCTCGACGCGCCCGTGCGCTACGAGCCCGCCGGGGACGAGTTGTTCCCCCACGTCTACGGACCGATCCCGGTCGACGCGGTTATTGATGTCAGGTCACTGCCCGAGAACCGGTAG
- a CDS encoding AsnC family transcriptional regulator — MRNVDDIDRQLLELLQQDATRSYAALGTAVGLSAGAVHERVRKMRERGVIRRTSVDVEPAALGQGVLAFALIDSSVWMGDRAAEFAAIPEVQEAHVVAGSASVLVKVRTSTTARLQDVLRRLYDIQGVSGTKATVVLETFFERPVSPLGQ; from the coding sequence GTGAGGAACGTGGATGACATCGATCGTCAGCTGCTGGAACTCCTCCAGCAGGACGCCACCCGCTCCTACGCGGCGCTCGGCACGGCGGTGGGCCTGTCGGCCGGGGCCGTCCACGAGCGGGTCCGGAAGATGCGCGAGCGGGGCGTCATCCGGCGGACCAGCGTGGACGTGGAGCCGGCCGCGCTCGGCCAGGGCGTGCTGGCCTTCGCCCTGATCGACTCCTCGGTCTGGATGGGCGACCGGGCCGCCGAGTTCGCCGCCATACCGGAGGTGCAGGAGGCCCACGTCGTCGCGGGCAGCGCGTCCGTGCTCGTCAAAGTGCGGACGTCGACGACCGCGCGGCTCCAGGACGTCCTGCGGCGGCTCTACGACATCCAGGGCGTCAGCGGGACGAAGGCGACGGTCGTCCTGGAGACGTTCTTCGAACGCCCCGTCTCCCCCCTGGGCCAGTGA
- a CDS encoding NADP-dependent oxidoreductase, with amino-acid sequence MKAVRFHEYGEPDVLHYEDVDLPEPGPGQVRVRVAATSFNGVDGNIRAGFMQGPMPLTLPHIPGLDVAGTIDALGEGVGGREIGDRVVGFLPFVDDGASAEYVLAPAESLAPAPEGIPLADAAALPLVGLTAWQALFDHAGLKAGQRILISGGGGAVGGYAVQLAKAAGAHVIATGSPRSVEQVKAAGADEVIDHTATEVTTAVTGPVDVLLNLAPIDPAEYAALAGLVRDGGVVVGTTVWMPAPADEERGVRAVDVYVRSDAGQLAELVARVDRGALTVDVSERVPLADLASVHARAAAGALPGKVIVLPATA; translated from the coding sequence ATGAAGGCAGTGCGATTCCACGAGTACGGCGAGCCCGACGTCCTCCACTACGAGGACGTCGACCTGCCGGAGCCCGGCCCCGGGCAGGTGCGGGTGCGCGTCGCCGCGACGTCGTTCAACGGCGTCGACGGCAACATCCGCGCGGGGTTCATGCAGGGCCCGATGCCCCTGACGTTGCCGCACATTCCCGGCCTGGACGTCGCGGGAACGATCGACGCGCTCGGTGAGGGCGTCGGCGGACGTGAGATCGGCGACCGGGTCGTCGGTTTCCTGCCGTTCGTCGACGACGGCGCCTCGGCGGAGTACGTCCTCGCGCCCGCCGAGAGCCTGGCGCCGGCTCCGGAGGGCATCCCGCTCGCCGACGCCGCGGCGCTGCCCCTGGTCGGCCTCACCGCGTGGCAGGCGCTCTTCGACCACGCCGGGCTGAAGGCCGGGCAGCGGATCCTGATCAGCGGCGGCGGCGGAGCCGTGGGCGGCTACGCGGTGCAGCTGGCCAAGGCCGCCGGCGCGCACGTGATCGCCACCGGCAGCCCCCGCAGCGTCGAGCAGGTGAAGGCCGCGGGCGCCGACGAGGTCATCGATCACACCGCGACCGAGGTGACCACCGCGGTGACCGGGCCGGTCGACGTCCTGCTCAATCTCGCGCCGATCGATCCCGCCGAGTACGCGGCGCTGGCCGGCCTGGTCCGCGACGGCGGCGTCGTGGTCGGCACGACCGTGTGGATGCCCGCCCCGGCCGACGAGGAACGCGGCGTGCGAGCCGTCGACGTCTACGTCCGCAGCGACGCCGGGCAGCTGGCGGAACTCGTGGCGCGCGTGGACCGCGGCGCGCTGACCGTCGACGTCTCCGAGCGCGTCCCGCTGGCGGACCTGGCGTCGGTCCACGCCCGGGCGGCCGCGGGGGCTCTCCCGGGCAAGGTCATCGTCCTGCCGGCCACCGCCTGA
- a CDS encoding cytidine deaminase family protein has translation MTVDRELVEAAARVAAEHSRGDEHTVAAAARARDGRIVTAMNVHHFTGGPCAELAVMGAAAAQGAHDLDMVVAVGGGERGVMSPCGRCRQVLFDYFPSIRVIVDMGGTLRSVPVTELLPGAYIWSDHQS, from the coding sequence ATGACCGTCGACCGTGAACTCGTCGAGGCGGCCGCGCGTGTGGCCGCCGAGCACAGCCGCGGGGACGAGCACACGGTCGCGGCCGCCGCCCGCGCGCGGGACGGGCGGATCGTCACCGCGATGAACGTCCACCACTTCACCGGCGGCCCGTGCGCGGAGCTGGCCGTGATGGGCGCGGCCGCCGCCCAGGGCGCCCACGATCTGGACATGGTCGTCGCGGTGGGGGGCGGCGAGCGCGGGGTGATGTCCCCCTGCGGACGGTGCCGGCAGGTGCTCTTCGACTACTTCCCGTCCATACGCGTCATCGTCGACATGGGAGGAACGCTGCGCTCCGTGCCCGTGACCGAGTTGCTTCCGGGTGCCTACATCTGGTCTGACCACCAGTCGTGA
- a CDS encoding type II toxin-antitoxin system VapB family antitoxin, protein MIFKAVGEGRPYPEHGFSSRDWAKIPPRQVRLDQLVSTKREMDLQSLLSKDSTFYGDLFPHVVQWQGELYLEDGLHRALRAALHQRLVLHARVLDLDAVDMS, encoded by the coding sequence GTGATCTTTAAGGCGGTGGGTGAAGGAAGGCCCTATCCGGAGCACGGTTTCTCGTCCCGGGACTGGGCCAAGATCCCCCCTCGCCAGGTCCGCCTCGACCAGCTCGTCAGCACCAAGCGGGAGATGGATCTCCAGTCGCTGCTGTCGAAGGACTCCACGTTCTACGGTGACCTGTTCCCCCACGTGGTCCAGTGGCAGGGCGAGCTCTACCTGGAGGACGGCCTGCACCGGGCGCTCCGGGCGGCGCTGCACCAGCGGCTCGTCCTGCACGCGCGCGTCCTCGACCTGGACGCCGTCGACATGTCCTGA